Below is a genomic region from Fusobacterium perfoetens.
ATCTATAAAAGGCACTAAAACATTTAAACCAACGTCCCAAGTTGTAAGATAAACTCCAAGTCTTTCGATTACATATGCTTGTGATTGTGCAACTATTCTTACGTGAAACGCAACTAAAACTATAGTTATAAAAATAAGTATAAATATAAAAAACATAAATTACCTCCTAGTTGTCTATTTTTTCTAATATAAGTTTGTTACCTTCGATTTTTATCACTGTGGCAATATCTCCAGTTTCTAAATCATCTACTGAGATACACTCCCAATATTTTCCATCAAGGGTAACAGTATATATTTTTACACTACCTCTTGTTTCTTTTTTCTCAATTTTTACCTCTTTACCACTTATTCTGTCCAAACTTTTTGATTTTGGTTTTAAAAATTTCACAGCACTTTTTCTAATAAAAATAAGAGCTAGTCCAGAAGTTCCAACAAAAATATAAAATTGATTTACAAGTTCTAGCTTATGAAAAAACATAGTTACAAAAGCTCCCAGAGCAAACCATATTGATATAAGTCCAAAACTTAATCCCTCTATTATTAAAAATACAATTCCTACTATAAACCAATTTAACATAAAAATTATCTCCTTTTCTATTTTTAAATGGTTGTATATCTATATTAGTAAGACGTTTTAGAATAAAAAAAGTTTAATTTCTAATTTTTTATCTCAGTTTATAAAACTTTGAAAATCCATAACAAACTGCTACTGAACCTTTTTCTTCTAATAAATCTACTCCATCTTTTTTTGCACTACAGATTACATTATAAATAGAACTTACTGAGATATATTTATGATACAAATCATTTAAAATATTTCCCTTATCAATCTCCTCATTAACTATTTTTTTTATTCTGTAATAACTTCCTATCTGACTTTTATTAAAATCATTTACTTCTTTATCTCCAAAATATATAGTTACTTTTTCTGGATATGTTATATCTGGAAAAGCTCTCTCTGCACAAATCTCTGGAATAAAACTGATAAGCTCCTCTACTAAATCATAGTCCCCTATTTTTTCACCAATTTTATCTATAAGTCTATCGTACTCCTCGCCAGTTTCACATTTATCAAAAGTATAAGCTGTATTTAAAATATATTTTCTAAGTTCCTCATCAGAATATGGATAAGGAGTATAAGTTTCTTTATCTTGAACAGCAAAGAAAAATTGTTTCTTAGAACCAAACTTTTCTGTTTTCCATTTTTTAGTTTTTTCCTCTATCATCTCTCCAAGCTCTTTTATTGGCTCATCATTTATTCTACATTCACAGCTTGTATATTCTCCATTTTTTGAGGCAAAAACTTTTATATAGATTATTTTTTGATTTCCCATATATTTTGGAATTTCATCTTTTATGATATTCCAAAACTCATCTTCCTCTTGATTTTTTTCTAGCTCTCCCATTCCTACAACATCACTTTTATAAATTTTCCACTTATGTTTTCCAGAAAATTCACTTGTTATTTCACAAAAATTTTCTCCATTTGATATATATCTTATTCCAGTTAGTAATCCATATATAAAACTTGCCTCAGCATTTTGAAGTGAGTTTCTTCTACTCTTCCCAAAACACGCACAAGTTTCATCAATCTCTCTATCCCAATTATCAGAGAAAAGAAAATAACGAATGATTGCTGTATTTTCCTCTGCTCTTACAACTTTTGGTTTAATTGAAAGAGAATATTCTGGAATAAATAACTGATTATCTCTTATTTCACTTTTTTCATCTATTATTTTTTTCATATTTTCCAATAAAAAATAATTCAAATCTTCCATTGGAATACTTGCAAAATCTCTTGCCATATCCACTCCTTATTTTATTTCAATTATTTCATTTTTATTGCAATTTTTATTACTCTATCTTTTTTATTTTCAAAAATATCATAGGCTTCCATTATATTTTCAAAATCCATTCTATGAGTTATGATAGGTGTTGAGTTTATTTTTTTCTCCTCTATGTATTTCATTATTTTATCACAATAAATTCCGTCAACTCCTCCAAATTTTATTGTAAGATTTTTTCCATAGATATTTGGAAGTGGTAGAATTTGATTTTCTTCATACATAGCTACTAATACAACAGTGGCATTTGGACGAGCTAAGTCTAATGCCATATTAAAAGTATCTTTTCCACCTGCCACTTCTAATACTTTGTCTGCTCCTCTACTATCAGTTAATTTTAAAATTTCTTCTTTTATATTATCCCTTGAAGAGTTTAAAACAATATCTGCATATCCATTTTCTTTTGCAAGATTTAATCTATTATCATCAATATCAATTGCAATTATTTTCTTTGGCTCAAAAAGTTTTGCACACATCATTGTACAAAGTCCTGTTGGACCTGCACCAATTACAACAACTGTATCTTCTTTTGAAATTTCTTCAATTTTGCAAGCCCAATATCCTGTGGATAACAAATCTCCTGTAAAAAGTGCCTCTTCATCTGTTACAGAATCAGGAATTTTTGTCAAACAATTATCTCCAAAAGGAATACGAACATACTCTCCCTGTCCTCCGTCAATTCTGCAACCTAAAGCCCAACCACCATTTTTATCTGTACAATTATTTACATAACCTTTTTTGCAATAAAAACACTCTCCACAAAAAGTTTCACAATTTACTGCTACTCTATCTCCTATTTTAAATTTTTTTACAGCTTTTCCTACTTCTTTTATCTTTCCTACAAATTCGTGACCAAGAACTGTATTTTTCATAGCTCTTGGTACAAAACCTTTTTTTATATGAATATCACTAGAACAGATTGTTGTAAGAGTAACTTCCAATAAAACATCTGTTTCTTCCAATATTTTTGGCTCAGCTCTCTCCTCAAAAACTAAATTGTCTACATCTTTAAATACTACTGCTTTCATATGTCTCCCCTTTTCTTTCATTTTTAAAAATAGGATTTTTTATAATTTTTATTATAAGTGGAATAACCATTACAACCCAAACTATTGGCTCTGATATAATTATCCCAAAATATTCTAAACTTGGCACTAAAAATATAACTACTGAGATTTTTCCAATAAGTTCCAATCCACTGGAAAAAATTGGTGTAAAATGATCTCCTATCCCTTGCATAGCATTTCTAAGAATTGAAATAGTGGCTGGAACAAAATAAAATATTGTATTTATTCTTAGATATTTTTGTGAAGTTAAAATTATCTCTCTGTTAGTTGTACCAGTTACCATATAAATTAAAAAAGGTGCTATTGTATAACTTAAAATTATTACTATTACACTCCAACCCCAAGTTATAAAAAGTGCTTCCCATATCCCTTTTTTTATTCTTTCTGGCTCATTTGCTCCTTTATTTTGTCCACAATAAGTAGCCATTGTTATTCCGAAAACTGAGAATGGCAACATAAAAAATTCTGTTAATTTTCTACTAGCTGTATGTGCCACTATTATATTTGTTCCAAATGTATTTATAGCTGTTTGAAGTGCCAAAGTTCCAAAAAATACTAATGACATCATCATTGCCATTGAAAATCCAGAATAAAAAAGTCTTTTCAAAAGTTCCAATTTTATAAAAAAATCTTTTTTCTCAACTCTAAATATTGGATATTTTTTCCACATATAGATTATACAAAGTAAAACTGAAAATCCTTGAGAAATTACTGTTGCAAGTCCAGCTCCACTTACACCTAAACCAAGTTTTAAAATAAAAAATAAATCCAAAAATATATTAAGACCACAAGCAATTATTAAAAACATAAGAGGTGCAAAAGTATCTCCAATGGCTCTTAAAATTCCTGCAAAGGCATTATAAAACATTGTGGCTGTAATCCCTAAAAGTATAACTTTTATATAAAGAGTTGATTCATTATACAACTCTTCTGATACATTTAAAATTTTTAAAATCTCATCTAAAAAACTAATACTTATTATTGAAATAATAACTGAGATAACAAGTCCTAAAAAAAGCGAAGCTGCTACCGTTTTTTTTATTTTCTTCTCATTTTTTTCTCCAAATTGTTGAGCCACCACAATGGAAAATCCATTTGTCATTCCTGATAAAAATCCTATTAAAAGTGTACTTATAGAAGTAGTAGCTCCAACTGATGCCAATGAACTTTCCCCTAAGGTACTTCCTACAATTCTTGTGTCTGCTAAGCTATAAAAAAGTTGAAAAATATTTCCCAAACAAACTGGTAAAGCAAATTTTATCATTTGTTTTATGGAATTTCCTGTTGTTAAATCTATCATATTCTCCCCTTAAAAAATTTTGTATATAATTTAATTATCATATTATATATCAAAACTCTTTAATTGAAAATATTTTTTATATTTTTTTATTCTAGGTAGCACACAACAATTTCAATATCTAAGTCCTTAAATATATCTTTTATCATAGGCTCAACTCTATCCCAAGAAAGTCTATCTATTCCACAAGCTATTTTAGGCATAACCAATTTTTTTATATTTTTATTTTTTCTAATTTTTTCTCTCATCTCCATTAAAGATTTTTCTAAATCTTCATAGGTTGGTATCTCCCAATAATTTTTCTTTGTAATAAGATTAAAAACATTGGAAATCTCTATACATCTTTCCTCCAATGTCTTAGGATTTTCTTTAGCAAGTTTTAACAAAATTTCTCTCATATTATATCTTTTATCAAATTCAACAGCTATTCCAGCTCCAAGTGCATAATCTCTACTTATACAATGAGCGTAATAACAATTTTTTTCGTTAAACACATCACCTTTTATAAATTTATAATCCATAATTCTCCTTTTTTAAAAATAAACTTTATATTATATACTTCAACAATAAATATTTTTTTCCTTTTTTTCAAGAAATTTTTTTATAAAAAATCCACCCTACAATCTTAGAGTGGAAGTTTTTTATATATATATTTTTCTAAAAACTATCAAATCATAAATATCTTTTGGTGAATATGGACTTGGTAGTTTTCTTAAAACCTTTGTCCAAAGTCTTAATATTTCAGTTTCAGGCATATTTCTTACACTTTCCAAAACCTTATCTTTATAAAGAATATTTTCTTGGCACTTTATTATTCCTCTTTGTAAATTTAGTTGAAATTTCTCAACATTATTATAAGGACATCTTCTTAAAGAAAAATACTCTGCTAAAAAATCATTTGTAAAACTTTTCTCAAAATAAATTATTTTTCTTATAACACTTGCCATATATTCCTCAGATAATTTTTGACTAAAGACACCATTTTTATCTATAAGTGGTATAAATACATCTTCAAAATGAAACTCTTGGAAAGATTTATTGAAAAGTTTTAAATTTCTAAAAAATCTTCCAAGTTTAGATACATCTTTTTTCAAAAAATTCAAGTCTACTTGATAAGTTGTACCTATATGTGGGAAAAGACAACTTACAAAATCCTTTGAATGACAAAAGTTAATAACTCTTCCTTCAAAAACTTTATTTTCATTGATTGTATCTATAAACAGTTTTGCATCTTTTATCTTTTCTGAAAGATCTTCTCTTAAAAATAGTTTCTCCATTATTCTTTCTTTAATAAGAAGTTGACGTCTTCTAGCAATAGGTATTTTTTTAAGAATTTTTTCAAGATTTGTTTGTTTAATAAGTTCTTGAAAAAATTCCTGAGTAAGTTCAAAATTTAATTTAAAATCTCCATCAAATAAAACTGTTTTATTATCTTTTATGATTTTTTGTCTTTTAAGCTCTTTCATTATAAATTCAATATAATCATCTTTGAACTCATCAAAAATATTTTTTTCTTTCTCATTTAGTTCACAAGGAAGTAAAAGTTTTTGATACTCTATAAAATCTTCTACTCCAACTATTCCATCTCTTCTTATTCCAACAGAGTTCCAAGTACAAACCCAAGGACAGAATTTATATTTTTTATAAACCATTATAGCTACAAACTGAGCTATACCTCCTCCAAGAGAGTGACCTGTAATACTTATTTTTTCATGAGGGATCCCATCTTTTATAAGATTTTCATAAACTTCTAATCCTTCCCAAAATTGAAGAGGTTTTTTACCAAGACCTATAATCAAATCTGCCTCGATAAAATCTTTGTATGCCTCTTCAAAAGGATAAGTCTGACTTCCTCTATATGAAATAATATATTTATCTTTCTTTTGGAAAACCACAGCAAAAAATCCTGATTTAGATTTTTTGTTTCCCGTTCTATCATCAATAGAATAAATTTTCCATTCGTTGACCTCTTTATCAAAAAATCTTTCGCCCTTTCCTATTAAATCATTTTTTAATATGCTTGAACTTGATGAAAGTGAAAGATAATCAATATCCTCTATCAAGTCCTTTATATACTTTCCTTCTGAATAATCTGGAAAATTATAATATGAAAGTATACTGAAAAAAAGATATTCTCTTGATGTTTCCAATAATATCACCTACTTTTATATATCTCTAGTATAACCATATTCCTTTAAAATCTCTTCTTCTTTTGCTCTCATTACTTTTTTCTCTTCCTCTTCCATATGATCGTAACCCATCAAATGTAAAAGTCCATGAGTTAATACATAATAGAACTCTCTTTTAAAAGAGTGTCCATAATCTTTTCTTTGTTCTTCTACTCTTTCTAGAGATATTATTATATCTCCAAGACT
It encodes:
- a CDS encoding alcohol dehydrogenase, producing MKAVVFKDVDNLVFEERAEPKILEETDVLLEVTLTTICSSDIHIKKGFVPRAMKNTVLGHEFVGKIKEVGKAVKKFKIGDRVAVNCETFCGECFYCKKGYVNNCTDKNGGWALGCRIDGGQGEYVRIPFGDNCLTKIPDSVTDEEALFTGDLLSTGYWACKIEEISKEDTVVVIGAGPTGLCTMMCAKLFEPKKIIAIDIDDNRLNLAKENGYADIVLNSSRDNIKEEILKLTDSRGADKVLEVAGGKDTFNMALDLARPNATVVLVAMYEENQILPLPNIYGKNLTIKFGGVDGIYCDKIMKYIEEKKINSTPIITHRMDFENIMEAYDIFENKKDRVIKIAIKMK
- a CDS encoding DUF6348 family protein; translated protein: MARDFASIPMEDLNYFLLENMKKIIDEKSEIRDNQLFIPEYSLSIKPKVVRAEENTAIIRYFLFSDNWDREIDETCACFGKSRRNSLQNAEASFIYGLLTGIRYISNGENFCEITSEFSGKHKWKIYKSDVVGMGELEKNQEEDEFWNIIKDEIPKYMGNQKIIYIKVFASKNGEYTSCECRINDEPIKELGEMIEEKTKKWKTEKFGSKKQFFFAVQDKETYTPYPYSDEELRKYILNTAYTFDKCETGEEYDRLIDKIGEKIGDYDLVEELISFIPEICAERAFPDITYPEKVTIYFGDKEVNDFNKSQIGSYYRIKKIVNEEIDKGNILNDLYHKYISVSSIYNVICSAKKDGVDLLEEKGSVAVCYGFSKFYKLR
- a CDS encoding lipase family protein, producing the protein METSREYLFFSILSYYNFPDYSEGKYIKDLIEDIDYLSLSSSSSILKNDLIGKGERFFDKEVNEWKIYSIDDRTGNKKSKSGFFAVVFQKKDKYIISYRGSQTYPFEEAYKDFIEADLIIGLGKKPLQFWEGLEVYENLIKDGIPHEKISITGHSLGGGIAQFVAIMVYKKYKFCPWVCTWNSVGIRRDGIVGVEDFIEYQKLLLPCELNEKEKNIFDEFKDDYIEFIMKELKRQKIIKDNKTVLFDGDFKLNFELTQEFFQELIKQTNLEKILKKIPIARRRQLLIKERIMEKLFLREDLSEKIKDAKLFIDTINENKVFEGRVINFCHSKDFVSCLFPHIGTTYQVDLNFLKKDVSKLGRFFRNLKLFNKSFQEFHFEDVFIPLIDKNGVFSQKLSEEYMASVIRKIIYFEKSFTNDFLAEYFSLRRCPYNNVEKFQLNLQRGIIKCQENILYKDKVLESVRNMPETEILRLWTKVLRKLPSPYSPKDIYDLIVFRKIYI
- a CDS encoding MATE family efflux transporter; amino-acid sequence: MIDLTTGNSIKQMIKFALPVCLGNIFQLFYSLADTRIVGSTLGESSLASVGATTSISTLLIGFLSGMTNGFSIVVAQQFGEKNEKKIKKTVAASLFLGLVISVIISIISISFLDEILKILNVSEELYNESTLYIKVILLGITATMFYNAFAGILRAIGDTFAPLMFLIIACGLNIFLDLFFILKLGLGVSGAGLATVISQGFSVLLCIIYMWKKYPIFRVEKKDFFIKLELLKRLFYSGFSMAMMMSLVFFGTLALQTAINTFGTNIIVAHTASRKLTEFFMLPFSVFGITMATYCGQNKGANEPERIKKGIWEALFITWGWSVIVIILSYTIAPFLIYMVTGTTNREIILTSQKYLRINTIFYFVPATISILRNAMQGIGDHFTPIFSSGLELIGKISVVIFLVPSLEYFGIIISEPIVWVVMVIPLIIKIIKNPIFKNERKGETYESSSI
- a CDS encoding NfeD family protein, with the protein product MLNWFIVGIVFLIIEGLSFGLISIWFALGAFVTMFFHKLELVNQFYIFVGTSGLALIFIRKSAVKFLKPKSKSLDRISGKEVKIEKKETRGSVKIYTVTLDGKYWECISVDDLETGDIATVIKIEGNKLILEKIDN